A part of Bacillota bacterium genomic DNA contains:
- a CDS encoding pyridoxal-phosphate dependent enzyme, with translation MPFLKIPFGPTYDEMAHPELIDPEVRASALRALSEDEFNPVNLFNITWKDRDNQVRKVIFPPELTGVDANIVVLLGMGFPSGSHKVGPAYSTLIEACVDGTIDPDRHTILGPSTGNFGIGVAYICRLMGYRAVVIMPDNMSRERYDRIRRYGGELDLTPGTESDVILTLRRTHELMRNPDNFALAQFELVPNYRFHRHVTGAAVVEAVSGIGNGRVACFVSAPGSAGTLAAGDHVKKVFPETRVTAVEPYECSTLSTGGRGQHRIEGIGDKMCTLIHNILTTDFVLTVRDEECVQALKVMRDGGPILQRMGVSDELVARMRDMFGVSGMCNIVGAIRMARYLRLGPGDNVVTIATDGFDR, from the coding sequence ATGCCTTTCCTCAAGATCCCGTTCGGTCCCACCTACGATGAAATGGCCCACCCCGAACTGATCGACCCCGAAGTGAGAGCCTCGGCCCTCAGGGCTCTCTCAGAAGACGAGTTCAACCCGGTTAACCTGTTCAACATAACCTGGAAGGACCGAGACAACCAGGTCAGAAAGGTAATCTTCCCACCGGAGCTGACTGGGGTGGACGCGAACATTGTGGTGCTCCTTGGCATGGGCTTTCCGTCCGGGTCGCACAAGGTGGGTCCAGCGTATTCCACCTTGATAGAGGCATGCGTTGACGGGACCATCGACCCTGACAGGCACACGATACTGGGCCCGTCCACGGGGAACTTCGGAATCGGCGTGGCCTATATCTGCAGGCTGATGGGATATCGGGCAGTGGTCATCATGCCCGATAACATGAGCCGCGAGAGGTACGATCGAATCAGACGGTACGGCGGCGAGCTGGACCTGACTCCGGGCACTGAGTCTGACGTCATCCTCACCCTGCGACGCACCCACGAACTTATGCGGAACCCTGATAACTTCGCCCTCGCCCAGTTCGAGTTGGTGCCCAACTACCGGTTCCACAGGCACGTTACAGGGGCGGCCGTGGTGGAGGCCGTGTCGGGCATCGGCAACGGGAGAGTCGCGTGTTTCGTCTCCGCGCCCGGATCAGCAGGAACACTTGCGGCGGGAGACCACGTGAAGAAGGTCTTCCCCGAGACCAGAGTCACCGCGGTGGAACCATACGAGTGCTCCACCCTGTCCACTGGAGGGCGCGGCCAACACCGGATCGAGGGTATCGGCGACAAGATGTGCACTCTGATTCACAACATTCTCACCACAGACTTCGTGCTGACTGTTCGTGACGAGGAATGCGTTCAAGCGTTAAAGGTGATGAGGGACGGGGGGCCGATTCTCCAGAGAATGGGGGTGTCCGATGAGCTGGTTGCGAGGATGCGGGACATGTTCGGGGTTTCCGGGATGTGCAACATCGTCGGTGCAATAAGAATGGCGCGCTACCTGAGACTCGGCCCTGGGGACAACGTAGTGACCATTGCGACTGATGGGTTCGACCGGT
- a CDS encoding pyridoxal-5'-phosphate-dependent protein subunit beta, with amino-acid sequence DRYGSVIADLDARYLEVSEPVLERWVRDIFLSEDKSGVHDFRRPEAKEKLFAQKESDWLPFGYTRDYLDRMRSQSFWDEEYAKVHYYNKRIAELRRPLTQS; translated from the coding sequence CGACCGGTACGGCTCCGTCATAGCGGATCTCGATGCGCGCTACCTCGAGGTGTCCGAGCCGGTTCTCGAGAGGTGGGTGCGGGACATCTTCCTGTCTGAGGATAAATCGGGGGTGCATGACTTCCGTAGGCCGGAGGCGAAAGAGAAGCTCTTCGCGCAGAAGGAGTCCGACTGGCTTCCCTTCGGATACACCCGTGACTACCTCGACCGAATGAGATCTCAGTCGTTCTGGGACGAGGAGTACGCAAAGGTGCACTACTACAACAAGAGGATCGCGGAACTCAGGCGACCACTGACCCAGAGTTGA
- the add gene encoding adenosine deaminase: MASSDDFSRMPKVELHRHLEGAIRPSTILDLFRKNRGMFWDLSVDDIAPRIQIGPGDKSFLDFLAKFEFFMPCIASEADLSRITREAIEDCASDGIVYAELRFAPIFVQGLTGLSPARVVEAVLEGARETPPGIDVSFILIIPQPEGERAGWETVRLARDYMDSGVRGIDIAADTRQVGLREYIRPLAWARSSGLGVTVHAGESEGPESVRIAVSELGATRVGHGIRAVEDGATLALLVERGTVLEVCPTSNVHTRVVPSIEAHPLMRLMEAGVRVTLNTDDPGISGITLSHEYRLARQVWGVDPGQFGVTNHNALEAAFATPAQRTRVAERIAGQVG, encoded by the coding sequence ATGGCTAGCAGTGATGATTTTTCGCGGATGCCCAAAGTGGAACTACACCGACACCTGGAAGGGGCGATCCGGCCGTCGACCATTCTGGATCTGTTTCGGAAGAACCGCGGCATGTTCTGGGACTTGTCTGTTGACGACATAGCCCCCCGGATCCAGATAGGGCCTGGGGACAAGTCATTTCTCGACTTCCTCGCCAAGTTCGAGTTCTTCATGCCGTGCATTGCCTCGGAGGCTGACCTCTCCCGCATCACTCGGGAAGCTATCGAAGACTGCGCGTCGGACGGCATAGTCTACGCAGAGCTGCGTTTTGCCCCCATCTTCGTCCAGGGGCTCACCGGCCTCAGCCCGGCCCGAGTGGTTGAGGCGGTGCTGGAGGGAGCCCGCGAGACTCCGCCGGGGATCGATGTCTCCTTCATCCTCATCATTCCCCAGCCTGAGGGGGAGAGAGCAGGATGGGAAACGGTCCGCCTGGCCCGGGACTACATGGACTCAGGCGTCAGAGGCATCGACATCGCGGCTGACACAAGACAGGTGGGGCTTCGCGAGTACATTCGCCCACTCGCCTGGGCACGGTCCAGCGGGCTAGGCGTCACGGTGCATGCAGGGGAATCAGAAGGACCTGAGTCTGTGAGAATCGCTGTGTCGGAACTTGGGGCGACACGTGTGGGCCATGGGATACGAGCCGTCGAAGATGGGGCGACCCTGGCGCTTCTTGTGGAACGTGGAACAGTGTTGGAGGTCTGTCCTACGAGCAATGTTCACACCAGGGTGGTGCCTTCGATCGAGGCTCACCCTCTCATGCGACTCATGGAGGCTGGGGTGCGGGTCACCCTGAACACAGACGACCCGGGCATCTCCGGCATAACCCTGTCGCACGAATACCGGCTCGCCCGGCAGGTGTGGGGTGTAGACCCGGGTCAGTTCGGCGTGACGAACCACAATGCTCTTGAGGCCGCATTCGCGACCCCGGCCCAGAGGACCCGTGTCGCCGAAAGGATCGCAGGTCAAGTTGGCTAA
- a CDS encoding DUF4438 domain-containing protein: MLLTNRDDLVMISLQGVVAPHVRKQAFRIGADGVPFVLPGVGGITYNVRVGDRAFGWAGDHIEPGVSTAADYDKRSDSKNTGYNVLACIGNKARVVSGDAKDAEGVVTGHHGGIEHVLIDFDDDALDKLAIDDKILIRGYGQGLRLLDYPEVRVYNLDPDLLDRMGVAESGGKLRVPVAARVPARLMGSGIGEPDTASGDYDITTTDRAEIAELGLDRLRFGDLVALDDCDNLFGRSYRRGAISIGVVVHSDCLLAGHGPGVATIMTSAGPSIEPFVDESANIGKYLGIGRYRASSR, translated from the coding sequence TTGCTTCTCACCAACAGAGACGACCTCGTCATGATCTCGCTGCAAGGTGTGGTTGCGCCGCACGTGCGCAAGCAGGCATTCCGAATCGGCGCCGACGGTGTGCCGTTCGTGTTGCCCGGGGTGGGCGGGATCACCTACAACGTGCGCGTCGGAGATAGGGCTTTTGGCTGGGCCGGGGACCACATAGAACCGGGAGTGTCGACCGCAGCCGACTATGATAAGCGGTCTGATTCCAAGAATACTGGGTACAATGTCCTGGCGTGCATCGGCAACAAGGCGCGCGTGGTGAGCGGAGACGCCAAGGACGCCGAAGGCGTCGTCACTGGGCATCACGGGGGGATCGAGCACGTTCTGATAGACTTCGACGATGATGCCCTGGATAAGCTCGCGATAGACGACAAGATCTTGATCCGCGGGTACGGCCAAGGTCTCAGGCTTCTCGACTACCCCGAGGTGAGGGTGTACAACCTCGATCCTGATCTCCTGGACCGCATGGGTGTTGCCGAATCCGGTGGAAAGCTGAGGGTGCCCGTTGCTGCCAGGGTTCCGGCCAGGCTGATGGGTTCAGGGATTGGTGAGCCGGACACTGCGTCGGGGGACTACGACATAACCACTACCGACAGAGCGGAAATCGCGGAACTGGGCCTGGATAGGCTCAGATTCGGTGACCTCGTCGCCCTCGACGACTGCGACAACCTCTTCGGAAGGAGTTATCGCCGTGGGGCGATCAGCATCGGGGTCGTGGTTCACTCAGATTGCCTGCTGGCAGGGCATGGGCCCGGCGTCGCAACTATCATGACTTCTGCCGGCCCATCTATCGAACCTTTCGTAGATGAGTCTGCGAACATCGGCAAGTACTTGGGGATCGGCAGGTACCGGGCATCGTCCCGGTGA
- a CDS encoding spore coat associated protein CotJA codes for MQSQDMPVPEMPGYMPMRLARAYVPPQVYTTRWDPAEGLRRGTIFPELYMPYMQDYAPPVRPWEAT; via the coding sequence ATGCAGAGTCAAGACATGCCAGTCCCGGAGATGCCGGGATACATGCCGATGAGGCTGGCGCGCGCCTACGTACCGCCGCAAGTCTACACCACCAGGTGGGACCCGGCGGAGGGGCTGAGGCGCGGGACGATATTCCCCGAGCTTTACATGCCCTATATGCAGGACTATGCACCGCCAGTTCGGCCGTGGGAGGCGACATGA
- a CDS encoding spore coat protein CotJB, which produces MDPVKKQLLDCLQALEFAAIELNLYLDTHPEDTRALADYNQIAAALIRTRAAYEQAYGPLLNYGQSLSHNRWAWLDEPWPWETQG; this is translated from the coding sequence ATGGACCCCGTGAAGAAGCAGTTGCTCGACTGCCTCCAGGCCCTCGAGTTTGCCGCCATCGAGCTAAACTTGTACCTGGATACGCACCCGGAGGACACACGGGCACTCGCGGATTACAACCAGATAGCCGCGGCTCTGATACGGACACGCGCCGCGTACGAGCAGGCGTACGGGCCTCTGCTGAATTACGGGCAGTCGCTGTCGCACAACCGGTGGGCGTGGCTCGACGAACCGTGGCCCTGGGAAACCCAGGGTTAG